In one window of Bdellovibrio bacteriovorus W DNA:
- the rplS gene encoding 50S ribosomal protein L19 (COG0335 Ribosomal protein L19): protein MATKETNLVRRVSVKPANSNIQEFGAGDTVNVYVKVKEGEKERIQLYKGIVIKIQGAGAARTFTVRKMSAGVGVERTFPFSSPIVDKVERVNIGKVRRAKLYFLRKLAGKAAKIESELVTAKA, encoded by the coding sequence ATGGCTACTAAAGAAACAAATCTCGTTCGTCGTGTAAGCGTAAAACCCGCTAACTCTAACATCCAAGAATTTGGTGCAGGTGATACTGTTAACGTATACGTTAAAGTAAAAGAGGGTGAAAAAGAGCGTATCCAGCTTTACAAAGGTATCGTAATCAAAATTCAAGGCGCTGGTGCTGCTAGAACTTTCACAGTTCGTAAAATGTCTGCAGGTGTTGGTGTTGAAAGAACTTTCCCGTTCTCTAGCCCAATCGTTGATAAAGTTGAGCGCGTAAATATCGGTAAAGTTCGTCGTGCGAAACTTTACTTCCTACGTAAGCTTGCTGGTAAAGCTGCGAAAATTGAGTCTGAGCTAGTAACTGCTAAAGCTTAA
- a CDS encoding ribonuclease HII (RNase HII) (COG0164 Ribonuclease HII), whose product MAKKVSVRKSTSSKKKASASEKLDLPEIAWREFQPAPIIGVDEVGRGCLAGPVYAAAVIFKSTFLNDQVTDSKLLSEERREELAELILKEHHVGIGYATVEEIDELNILQASLLAMKRAVLQLGEKTGHVLIDGNKKIPNLDGFVQTTVVKGDLRVPAISAASIVAKVTRDRLMKELAEQYPGYGFEAHKGYSTVLHKTSIQEQGPCEVHRKTFSGVKEYLVEVES is encoded by the coding sequence ATGGCAAAAAAAGTATCTGTTCGTAAATCTACATCTTCAAAGAAAAAAGCGTCAGCAAGTGAGAAGTTAGATCTTCCAGAGATTGCATGGCGTGAATTTCAGCCGGCTCCAATTATCGGAGTGGATGAAGTGGGAAGAGGATGTCTTGCGGGCCCTGTCTATGCCGCAGCCGTTATTTTTAAATCTACTTTTTTAAATGACCAAGTCACTGACTCTAAACTCTTGTCCGAAGAGCGCCGTGAAGAGTTGGCAGAATTAATTCTCAAAGAGCATCATGTAGGAATTGGGTATGCAACGGTTGAGGAGATTGATGAACTCAATATTCTTCAGGCGTCGCTTCTTGCAATGAAGAGAGCTGTTTTGCAACTTGGAGAAAAGACAGGACACGTCTTGATTGATGGGAATAAAAAAATTCCTAATCTTGATGGGTTTGTTCAGACGACAGTTGTCAAAGGGGACTTAAGAGTTCCTGCGATTTCAGCCGCCTCTATTGTAGCAAAGGTCACGCGTGATCGCCTGATGAAAGAACTAGCGGAGCAATACCCTGGCTATGGATTCGAAGCGCACAAAGGCTACTCAACAGTCCTACATAAAACTAGTATCCAAGAGCAAGGCCCTTGCGAAGTCCACCGCAAGACCTTTTCTGGAGTTAAAGAATACCTCGTCGAAGTCGAGTCCTAA
- a CDS encoding hypothetical protein (COG4752 Uncharacterized protein conserved in bacteria), with amino-acid sequence MSEATHPYVPRLAIGLVHYPVRDRLQKTVATNITNFDIHDIARAAQVYGVEKYYIIHPMQEQRMFVERVLDHWRTGQGAKFNPMRKTALGPVATAESVEKALADWNVPDCLTIATSARVEWAKEKFTFSGLRHQMHVEKKPVFMLFGTGFGMTEELIGSCSGVLESIRGAPPNDYRHLSVRSAVSICLDRVMGPW; translated from the coding sequence ATGAGTGAAGCCACTCATCCCTATGTGCCTCGTTTGGCCATTGGTTTAGTTCATTACCCAGTTCGTGATCGCCTCCAAAAGACGGTGGCCACGAACATCACTAATTTCGATATCCATGACATCGCTAGGGCGGCTCAGGTTTATGGGGTGGAAAAATATTACATCATCCACCCGATGCAGGAGCAGAGAATGTTTGTTGAGCGGGTCCTGGATCATTGGAGAACGGGGCAGGGGGCAAAGTTCAATCCCATGCGCAAAACCGCTCTAGGGCCTGTAGCCACCGCCGAAAGCGTTGAAAAGGCCTTGGCTGACTGGAATGTTCCGGATTGTCTGACAATTGCGACTTCGGCTCGAGTGGAGTGGGCGAAAGAAAAGTTCACGTTTTCCGGCTTGCGTCATCAAATGCATGTGGAAAAAAAGCCCGTCTTCATGTTATTTGGTACTGGTTTCGGGATGACAGAGGAATTAATAGGGTCTTGCTCTGGTGTGCTAGAGAGTATTCGAGGCGCTCCCCCTAACGACTATCGACATCTTTCAGTGAGGTCGGCAGTAAGTATCTGTCTTGACCGAGTGATGGGTCCATGGTAA
- a CDS encoding organic solvent tolerance protein (COG1452 Organic solvent tolerance protein OstA), translating into MLINADSSFHDSEKDTAELEGNIQIVFQGQHLKADKARVYRRSRQVELYGNVEIMDAKNTIVGERVFLDYENNTGMIYNGYVQSGSVLFAGTTLQKVGESEYIVSDAEYSACGNCPASWSFSGSSVRAELGGYAYIKNAVLRFGHLPVFWLPYLIVPLKSDRQSGLLNPNFEVSETGGIAVSQPYFWAISQNTDATIEIKDYSKRGLKGLLEYRYVLNENSEGTLNTASIVDRAFGEDSRLNTFRPSSQRGDPLDRWFMRYSHYIELPDGGVHRAQVNLASDLQYPKDFPEETMNHGDSAMENRVSYTKNTEDQHFSVDSSYYINLLHADPLSNNEDAVHRLPELRYAHTQKNLGETNFVYSWDFKFTNFARTGNAYDDMTETTVDGNRIRFPTNSCNKPNWENDPNCRRQYDGVFNPGIDQIRAGQRIDFNPSIFYPVKLGEGFDIVPKLSYRETHYHFNIEEDPFLARRYLRTEISSRMNLSRIYGDTVNPKAKRYKHEIVPEITYTRLPWTSQDNHPFFGKASGQDSPFSTRDSITDLDIASDFGLQFDYEDRIYDRDLVTLSLLNKVTEKRWIGDRPEYRQIGYLKLAQSYDASQNSRSNEPWSDVTATLDMRLDRFQTYSIFNYFPYQNVTNASSRVRLLNDKGQFFQVGMTRQYKIIPGQEVDTSARQEDYTFSAGFTSTFVNLMGKFVYDANWAESQTGEQIKSWAYIAQFKPPGDCMIISFVHEQITGGDTKLRFNFEFTFDGNPKAPLPPEALDAYGFY; encoded by the coding sequence ATGCTCATCAATGCAGACTCTAGTTTTCATGATAGCGAAAAAGATACGGCAGAGCTCGAGGGCAATATTCAAATCGTCTTTCAAGGGCAGCATTTAAAAGCCGACAAAGCTCGTGTTTATCGCCGGTCTCGCCAAGTGGAACTTTACGGCAACGTTGAAATCATGGATGCAAAAAACACCATCGTCGGAGAACGCGTTTTTCTAGATTATGAAAACAACACCGGCATGATCTACAATGGATACGTTCAATCGGGTTCCGTTTTATTTGCCGGCACCACTTTGCAAAAAGTGGGAGAATCTGAATACATCGTGAGTGACGCTGAGTATTCCGCCTGTGGCAACTGCCCAGCCTCTTGGAGTTTTTCAGGATCATCTGTCCGCGCAGAACTCGGTGGTTATGCTTATATTAAAAATGCGGTTCTACGCTTTGGCCACCTTCCCGTTTTCTGGCTCCCCTATCTTATCGTCCCTTTAAAAAGTGATCGCCAGTCGGGTCTTCTAAATCCCAACTTCGAGGTTTCTGAAACTGGGGGTATCGCCGTATCACAGCCATACTTTTGGGCGATCTCTCAAAACACAGATGCAACAATTGAAATCAAAGACTACTCTAAGAGGGGTCTCAAAGGTCTCTTAGAATATCGCTATGTTCTGAATGAGAATTCTGAAGGAACACTGAACACGGCTTCGATCGTGGATCGTGCCTTTGGCGAAGACAGTCGCCTTAATACGTTCCGCCCTTCGAGCCAAAGAGGTGATCCACTTGATCGCTGGTTTATGCGCTATAGTCACTACATCGAACTTCCTGATGGCGGAGTTCATCGCGCACAAGTCAATCTCGCTAGCGACTTGCAATATCCAAAGGACTTCCCGGAAGAGACCATGAATCACGGGGACTCGGCCATGGAGAACCGCGTTTCCTACACAAAAAACACTGAAGACCAACACTTCAGCGTGGATAGTTCTTACTACATCAATCTTCTGCACGCAGATCCTCTTTCAAACAATGAAGATGCTGTCCATCGCCTGCCGGAGCTGCGCTATGCACACACTCAGAAAAACTTAGGCGAAACCAACTTCGTTTACTCTTGGGATTTTAAATTTACCAACTTTGCTCGAACTGGAAACGCCTACGATGACATGACCGAAACTACGGTGGATGGAAATCGCATTCGCTTCCCAACAAACTCGTGCAATAAACCCAATTGGGAAAACGACCCTAACTGTCGCCGCCAATACGATGGAGTCTTCAACCCAGGTATTGACCAGATTCGCGCCGGGCAACGCATCGACTTCAATCCTTCGATCTTCTACCCAGTGAAACTAGGAGAAGGCTTTGATATCGTTCCGAAACTCAGTTACCGCGAAACTCATTATCATTTTAATATTGAAGAAGACCCCTTTTTAGCTCGTAGATACCTAAGAACAGAGATCTCATCGCGCATGAACTTAAGCCGCATCTACGGCGACACGGTCAACCCGAAAGCCAAGCGCTATAAGCACGAGATTGTTCCAGAGATCACCTACACGCGCCTACCTTGGACCTCCCAAGACAATCACCCGTTCTTTGGCAAGGCCTCTGGACAAGACTCCCCGTTCTCTACTCGTGACAGCATCACTGATCTTGATATTGCCAGCGATTTCGGCCTGCAGTTCGACTATGAAGATCGCATCTACGATCGTGATCTAGTGACTTTATCATTGCTAAACAAAGTCACAGAGAAACGCTGGATTGGGGATCGCCCTGAATACCGCCAGATCGGTTATCTAAAACTTGCGCAGTCCTATGACGCCTCTCAAAACTCACGCTCCAATGAGCCGTGGTCCGACGTGACAGCAACTTTAGATATGCGTCTTGATCGCTTTCAGACCTACTCTATTTTCAACTACTTCCCTTATCAGAACGTTACCAACGCATCTTCACGTGTGCGCCTCTTGAATGATAAGGGGCAGTTTTTTCAAGTCGGGATGACTCGTCAGTATAAGATCATTCCAGGCCAAGAAGTTGATACCTCGGCACGCCAAGAAGACTACACGTTCTCTGCAGGGTTTACTTCGACCTTCGTCAACCTTATGGGTAAATTCGTGTACGATGCTAACTGGGCAGAGTCACAAACCGGTGAGCAAATTAAATCATGGGCCTATATCGCACAATTTAAACCACCTGGCGATTGTATGATCATCTCTTTTGTTCACGAACAAATTACAGGTGGGGATACGAAGCTAAGATTTAATTTTGAATTCACATTCGATGGAAATCCAAAAGCTCCACTCCCGCCTGAAGCACTCGATGCTTACGGCTTCTACTAA